The Patescibacteria group bacterium genome window below encodes:
- a CDS encoding CDP-alcohol phosphatidyltransferase family protein, with protein sequence MVAPVVACLWYGLNILAVVFLSVAVLLDALDGAMARIRNHQTSNGEWLDAYADKLLIVGLLLSYGWDHFPPVLIWLVFTVEIVLCLGRPIKIQLGKSGKANVFGKIKMWLQSAAVIGLAAHADWTLVVANVALWAALGFAALSLAGHIWDIAA encoded by the coding sequence ATGGTTGCGCCCGTGGTCGCCTGCCTTTGGTATGGCTTGAACATTCTAGCGGTGGTTTTTCTTTCTGTAGCCGTGTTGCTGGACGCGTTGGACGGCGCCATGGCACGAATCCGAAATCACCAGACTTCAAATGGCGAGTGGCTCGACGCTTACGCTGACAAGCTGCTTATCGTTGGATTGCTTCTGAGCTATGGCTGGGATCACTTCCCGCCAGTGCTCATCTGGCTCGTCTTCACGGTTGAAATTGTCCTTTGCCTTGGCCGGCCAATTAAAATCCAGCTCGGCAAATCGGGCAAGGCCAACGTTTTCGGCAAGATCAAGATGTGGCTACAGAGCGCGGCTGTCATTGGACTTGCGGCGCATGCCGACTGGACGCTTGTCGTTGCCAACGTCGCTCTTTGGGCGGCGCTTGGTTTCGCCGCGTTGAGTCTCGCTGGCCACATTTGGGACATTGCCGCATGA
- a CDS encoding YtxH domain-containing protein, whose amino-acid sequence MGKNTFMKGALLGALIGTAVALFTTKKTGKQRQEEFKKAHPELSAKILEAVGKMKVMSKEKYDEIVEKAVMEYGKRKNLAKTQVAAVIKDLKAKWSDVKKQLK is encoded by the coding sequence ATGGGCAAAAACACATTCATGAAGGGTGCGCTCCTCGGGGCCCTTATTGGCACGGCTGTCGCACTTTTCACAACTAAAAAAACCGGTAAACAAAGGCAGGAAGAATTTAAAAAAGCGCACCCGGAACTTTCCGCTAAAATTTTAGAAGCGGTTGGAAAAATGAAAGTGATGAGTAAAGAAAAGTATGATGAAATTGTGGAAAAGGCGGTTATGGAATATGGCAAAAGAAAGAATTTGGCAAAGACCCAAGTTGCGGCAGTTATAAAAGATCTGAAGGCAAAGTGGAGCGACGTCAAAAAACAGTTGAAGTAA
- a CDS encoding glycosyltransferase family 2 protein, with amino-acid sequence MKIKDKTKYRILEIIPGALVWVTFILAILLSFWKPLWVIYFVIVFCIYWLFRVLYFVFYMAISWRRFKKDVGTNWREKVQKLPDWQNYYHLIVLPTSKEPIEVLRSTFENLENSHYALDKMIVVFSGEERNKEIFSQNAEIIKKEFGDKFYQLLITMHPDNLVGEIKGKGANAHWAGFKAKELIDELKIPYEKIVVSYFDSDTCVHPEYFACLAYKYITHPKREHAAFQPVALYNNNIWDSMSLMRVAAFGTTFWLLTELAKPDRLFTFSSHSIAFKALVDVDFWQKDVVTDDSRIFLQCFIRYGGDFEVVPMYVPVSMDTVMAETPWRSLVNLYKQQRRWAWGVEHFPYMVWHFSRGTLKTDKGEISVPRIPFWKRVKYLWNLGEGMYSWATAPILMFVLSKLPLWVGKDEIGTTAFFQTAPLVLKWLLTAAMLGMVVSAILFLFLLPPRPKNQSPFKFVIMLVQWALLPVSLILFGAIPAVEAQTRLMLGKYLGFWVTEKARK; translated from the coding sequence ATGAAGATAAAAGATAAGACAAAGTATAGAATATTGGAAATTATTCCAGGCGCACTCGTCTGGGTTACTTTTATTTTGGCAATTTTACTTTCTTTCTGGAAGCCGCTTTGGGTAATTTATTTTGTCATAGTTTTTTGTATTTATTGGCTTTTTCGCGTGCTTTATTTTGTTTTCTACATGGCGATTTCTTGGCGGCGTTTTAAAAAAGACGTGGGAACAAACTGGCGGGAAAAAGTTCAAAAATTGCCAGACTGGCAGAATTATTATCATCTAATAGTTTTACCGACGTCCAAAGAACCGATTGAGGTTTTGCGTTCCACTTTTGAAAATTTGGAAAACTCACATTATGCTTTGGATAAAATGATTGTGGTTTTTTCCGGAGAAGAAAGAAATAAAGAAATTTTTTCGCAGAATGCTGAAATAATTAAAAAAGAATTCGGCGATAAATTTTATCAGTTGCTTATTACCATGCACCCGGATAATTTGGTTGGAGAAATCAAGGGTAAGGGGGCAAACGCGCACTGGGCTGGATTTAAAGCCAAGGAATTGATTGATGAACTTAAAATTCCTTACGAAAAAATTGTTGTCTCTTATTTTGACAGCGATACCTGCGTACATCCAGAATACTTTGCTTGCTTGGCGTATAAATATATTACTCATCCTAAACGTGAGCACGCGGCTTTTCAGCCGGTGGCGCTTTATAATAACAATATTTGGGACTCAATGTCTCTGATGCGCGTCGCGGCCTTTGGTACAACCTTTTGGCTTTTAACTGAACTCGCGAAACCCGATAGACTTTTTACTTTTTCTTCGCACAGCATTGCCTTCAAGGCGCTTGTTGATGTTGATTTTTGGCAGAAAGATGTTGTGACCGACGACTCAAGAATTTTTTTGCAATGTTTCATCCGTTATGGCGGAGATTTTGAAGTGGTGCCGATGTATGTCCCTGTTTCCATGGATACGGTTATGGCAGAAACGCCTTGGCGGAGCTTAGTTAATCTTTATAAACAGCAGCGGCGTTGGGCTTGGGGAGTGGAGCATTTTCCTTACATGGTTTGGCATTTTTCCCGCGGAACTTTAAAAACCGACAAGGGAGAAATTTCGGTTCCTAGAATTCCTTTTTGGAAAAGAGTTAAATATCTCTGGAATTTAGGAGAGGGAATGTATTCCTGGGCAACCGCGCCGATCTTGATGTTTGTTTTAAGTAAATTACCGCTTTGGGTCGGAAAAGATGAAATTGGAACGACGGCATTTTTTCAAACCGCACCTCTTGTTTTAAAGTGGCTTTTGACCGCGGCAATGCTGGGCATGGTTGTTTCGGCAATTTTATTTTTATTTTTATTGCCGCCTCGACCAAAAAACCAAAGCCCGTTTAAATTTGTCATTATGCTTGTGCAGTGGGCATTGCTTCCGGTGTCTTTAATTTTGTTTGGCGCAATTCCGGCTGTTGAAGCGCAGACAAGATTGATGCTCGGAAAGTATTTGGGTTTTTGGGTAACGGAAAAAGCGAGAAAGTAA
- a CDS encoding glycosyltransferase family 2 protein, with protein MKVSINLVTWNGKKYLPHCLDSIAKQTFRDFSLFILDNGSTDGTVEYLKNSLLPVTNCRLEFNEENIGFAAGHNQAIRTTEGDYVLMLNQDIILEPNFLEEIIKFLDNNKEVAAVTGKLLYWDFANNQKTDLIDSVGIKIFKNHRAIELGAGEMDLEEWSAPREVFGISGAAPVYRRSALSEVAINGEIFDEDFFSYKEDLDLAYRLRLAGFKAWLIPTARGYHDRSARSIAKTDFAVVKARKSKSSFVNYHSYKNHLFFLLKDVPVGVWWRYGYLIKWYEFKKFIYLLIFETRTLGSLGEFFKKFSRMWKKRKWIMKNKKADMAEIKKWFS; from the coding sequence ATGAAAGTTTCTATAAATTTAGTAACCTGGAACGGGAAAAAGTATTTACCACATTGCCTGGATTCGATTGCTAAACAAACTTTCCGCGATTTTTCATTATTTATTTTGGACAATGGTTCAACTGACGGCACAGTAGAATATTTGAAAAATTCCTTATTGCCCGTTACCAACTGTCGACTGGAGTTTAATGAAGAAAATATCGGGTTTGCCGCCGGCCACAACCAGGCGATCCGCACGACAGAGGGTGATTATGTTTTAATGTTGAATCAGGATATAATTTTGGAGCCAAATTTTTTGGAAGAAATAATTAAATTTTTAGATAATAATAAAGAGGTGGCGGCTGTAACAGGAAAACTTTTGTATTGGGATTTTGCCAATAACCAAAAAACAGATTTGATTGATTCTGTCGGCATAAAAATTTTTAAAAATCATCGGGCGATTGAACTTGGGGCAGGGGAAATGGATTTGGAAGAATGGAGCGCGCCGCGGGAAGTGTTTGGTATATCTGGGGCAGCACCAGTTTATCGGAGGTCGGCTCTGAGCGAAGTGGCAATTAACGGTGAAATTTTTGATGAAGATTTTTTTAGTTATAAAGAAGATCTGGATCTTGCATATCGATTGCGGCTTGCCGGTTTTAAAGCGTGGTTAATACCCACGGCCAGAGGCTACCATGACAGATCCGCGAGGAGCATAGCTAAAACAGATTTTGCAGTAGTAAAAGCGCGAAAAAGTAAATCGTCTTTTGTTAATTATCACTCCTATAAAAATCATTTGTTTTTTCTTCTGAAAGATGTCCCGGTGGGAGTGTGGTGGCGCTACGGTTATCTAATAAAATGGTATGAATTTAAAAAATTTATTTATCTTTTAATTTTTGAAACGAGAACACTTGGGAGTTTGGGGGAGTTTTTCAAGAAATTTTCCAGGATGTGGAAAAAAAGAAAATGGATTATGAAAAATAAAAAGGCGGATATGGCGGAAATAAAAAAATGGTTTTCTTAA
- a CDS encoding glycosyltransferase family 2 protein: MDLSIIILNYKARGLLKECLKGIEMVQPKLDYEIIVVDNASGDGTAAMMRENFPDINFISSEENLGYAKGNNLGIQKASGRYVMIMNPDIIVFSGVLEKLIQFLDERQDVGIVGPKLLNPDKSLQYSCYRFPDFWEPVYRRTPLGRFNFAKKKLDQYFMKDFDHNSAKEVDWLLGGCLLIRRKALEDVGFLDERYFAYFDDVDLCRSMWEKKWKVVYDPEISVIHFHRRESAEGNWWSAIFKKVTRIHLASWLKYFKKWGRKTTATER; this comes from the coding sequence ATGGACTTATCAATCATCATTTTAAATTACAAAGCGCGAGGACTCCTAAAGGAATGTCTAAAGGGCATTGAAATGGTTCAGCCGAAATTGGATTATGAAATTATTGTGGTTGATAATGCCTCGGGCGATGGAACAGCCGCGATGATGCGCGAAAATTTTCCGGATATTAATTTTATCTCTTCGGAAGAAAATTTGGGGTATGCCAAGGGAAATAATTTGGGAATACAAAAGGCAAGCGGTCGTTATGTGATGATTATGAATCCGGATATTATTGTTTTTTCCGGTGTTCTTGAAAAATTAATCCAGTTTTTAGACGAGAGGCAGGACGTGGGAATTGTCGGACCGAAACTCTTAAATCCAGACAAATCATTGCAATATTCTTGTTATCGTTTTCCAGATTTTTGGGAACCGGTTTACCGCCGAACGCCGCTCGGCCGGTTTAATTTTGCTAAAAAGAAACTGGATCAATATTTTATGAAAGATTTTGATCATAATTCCGCGAAAGAAGTTGATTGGCTTTTAGGCGGTTGTCTTTTAATCCGGCGCAAGGCTCTGGAAGATGTTGGTTTTTTGGATGAAAGATATTTTGCTTATTTTGATGATGTTGATTTATGCAGAAGTATGTGGGAGAAAAAATGGAAGGTGGTTTATGATCCAGAAATTTCCGTGATTCATTTCCATCGTCGCGAATCAGCCGAAGGAAATTGGTGGAGCGCAATTTTTAAAAAAGTTACAAGAATCCATTTGGCAAGCTGGCTGAAATATTTTAAAAAATGGGGGAGAAAAACAACAGCAACGGAAAGATAA
- a CDS encoding DUF4012 domain-containing protein — protein MNFRGTNFLDIVRPARAERRRAILFIKILLYSFVAVVAVSLILVGIYFGTARKVYSLSDQGKQNLELASNEISALNLAKAGMYLAEAESNFSEAAGSFNKLKFLSKIPWVGNQYDAASGLLQSGIQTSSALRDLVGVAEEIISVMGDAEALVQGIPSISSETSFAEISPEKKRELLQKLFESPPRLQGAKAKIDLALLALDQINEDDVAGQILKILAPVREALLKVQGILVKAIPAAEILPKIAGYPEGKTYLFLLQNSDELRPTGGFIGTYGIVKVKDGNVEIFDTDNVYALDGAAASYLRITPPAPIIKYLRVNAWFLRDSNWSPDFPTAAAQAEWFYKAEGGREKKIDAVIAVTPTFIENILRQIGNIEMDGETFTPENLMDVLQYKVEKEYYEKGIPEIQRKDIVGDLGEKIFDRLTSLPSSRWSSLFKVADQALIEKHLLIWSEDQELQSIIVREGWSGKILETSGDYLSVIDANLAAYKTDGVMDKKINYSLSNDSSGNLRAKVEINYRNNGSFTWKTTRYRTYTRIYVPEGSVLIGGSGMLENDKIFNPSGRPGKIDVGEEAGKTYFGAFISIEPGKEGTLSFEYALPEKINDQVNQGLYKLLVQKQSGTIAHPLTLNLNFGKNIKQASPAEEQKNWGDAVYKLQTNLREDKTIEVGF, from the coding sequence ATGAATTTTAGGGGGACCAATTTTTTGGATATTGTTCGTCCGGCCAGGGCGGAGCGGCGGCGGGCAATTTTGTTTATTAAAATTTTACTTTACTCTTTTGTTGCGGTAGTGGCCGTGAGTTTAATTTTAGTTGGTATTTATTTTGGAACCGCTCGCAAAGTTTACAGCTTGTCGGATCAAGGAAAACAAAATTTAGAATTGGCTTCAAATGAAATTTCTGCGTTGAATTTAGCAAAAGCTGGGATGTATTTAGCGGAGGCGGAAAGTAATTTTAGCGAAGCCGCGGGAAGCTTTAATAAATTAAAATTTTTGAGTAAAATTCCTTGGGTTGGAAATCAGTATGATGCCGCTTCGGGTTTGCTTCAGTCGGGAATCCAGACCTCGTCAGCTCTTCGCGATCTTGTAGGTGTGGCAGAAGAAATTATAAGTGTCATGGGAGACGCGGAAGCGTTGGTGCAGGGAATTCCATCAATTTCCAGCGAAACAAGTTTCGCGGAAATTAGCCCGGAAAAAAAGCGCGAGCTTTTACAAAAACTCTTTGAGTCGCCGCCACGCCTTCAGGGAGCAAAAGCAAAAATAGATTTGGCGTTGCTCGCGCTCGACCAAATTAACGAAGATGATGTTGCGGGTCAGATTTTAAAAATTTTAGCGCCGGTGAGAGAAGCTTTGTTAAAAGTTCAAGGAATACTTGTTAAAGCAATTCCCGCGGCGGAAATTTTGCCAAAAATTGCCGGTTATCCGGAAGGTAAAACTTATCTTTTTCTTTTGCAAAATAGTGACGAACTCCGGCCGACAGGCGGATTTATTGGGACTTACGGAATTGTAAAGGTAAAAGACGGCAATGTGGAAATATTTGATACGGACAATGTTTATGCTCTAGACGGGGCAGCGGCAAGCTATTTGCGAATTACGCCTCCCGCTCCAATTATAAAATATTTAAGAGTTAATGCATGGTTTTTGCGCGACTCAAATTGGTCGCCGGATTTTCCGACCGCGGCGGCGCAAGCTGAATGGTTTTATAAGGCCGAAGGCGGCAGGGAGAAAAAAATTGATGCCGTGATTGCTGTTACGCCGACTTTTATTGAAAATATTTTGCGCCAGATCGGCAATATTGAAATGGACGGAGAAACTTTCACCCCGGAAAATTTGATGGATGTTCTTCAATATAAAGTGGAAAAAGAATATTATGAAAAAGGAATTCCGGAAATTCAAAGGAAAGACATCGTTGGTGATTTAGGAGAAAAGATTTTTGATCGTCTAACAAGTCTTCCGTCATCGCGTTGGTCAAGTCTTTTTAAAGTTGCCGACCAAGCCTTAATCGAAAAACATCTTCTTATTTGGAGTGAGGATCAAGAATTACAATCAATCATTGTCCGCGAAGGTTGGAGCGGAAAAATTTTGGAAACAAGCGGAGACTATCTCTCGGTTATTGATGCAAATTTAGCTGCCTACAAAACCGATGGTGTAATGGATAAAAAAATAAATTATTCTTTGTCAAATGATTCGTCGGGAAATCTTCGCGCTAAAGTAGAAATTAATTACAGAAACAACGGCTCATTCACTTGGAAAACTACGCGCTATAGAACTTACACTAGAATTTATGTTCCGGAAGGGAGTGTTTTAATTGGTGGCAGCGGCATGCTGGAGAATGATAAAATTTTTAATCCGTCTGGACGACCGGGAAAAATTGATGTTGGAGAGGAGGCGGGAAAAACTTATTTTGGCGCTTTCATTTCTATTGAACCGGGAAAAGAGGGAACACTAAGTTTTGAATACGCTTTGCCGGAAAAAATTAATGATCAAGTTAATCAGGGGCTGTATAAATTATTAGTTCAAAAACAATCCGGCACTATCGCTCATCCCTTGACTTTAAACCTTAATTTTGGTAAAAATATTAAACAAGCCAGTCCGGCGGAAGAGCAGAAAAATTGGGGAGATGCGGTATACAAATTACAGACTAATTTAAGAGAAGATAAAACAATTGAAGTCGGATTTTAA
- a CDS encoding rod shape-determining protein: MLRKKIGIDLGTTNVLVHVPRRGIIINEPSVVALSVSDRKILAVGHEAKEMLGRTPETIVARRPLKDGVIADYKTTETMLRYFINKALGGMRLFRPEVMVAVPAGITSTEKRAVIDATITAGAKAAYVIKEPVVAAIGANIPIGSASGHMIIDIGGGTSEMAVISLGGIVSSASVRIGGNKLDMALAEFVRRKYGLAIGERTAEQIKIEIGSALYLEDKLRMEVRGRDMITGLPRTIIVTSDDVTDALGNELEGIIAAVKEVLYNTPPELSADVIDKGIVLSGGTALLRNLDQLISQATGIPTYVANDPLLCVAKGTGIALENLESYKKSILATK; encoded by the coding sequence ATGCTTCGTAAGAAAATCGGCATTGACCTTGGAACAACAAACGTCCTGGTTCATGTTCCAAGAAGGGGAATTATTATTAACGAGCCGTCGGTTGTCGCGCTTTCTGTTTCTGATAGAAAAATTTTGGCTGTTGGCCATGAAGCAAAAGAAATGCTCGGTCGCACCCCAGAGACGATTGTCGCGCGCCGTCCGCTGAAAGACGGCGTGATTGCCGATTACAAAACAACGGAGACCATGCTTAGATATTTTATTAATAAAGCTTTGGGTGGCATGCGACTTTTCCGCCCGGAAGTAATGGTGGCTGTACCAGCGGGAATTACCTCCACGGAAAAAAGAGCGGTAATTGACGCGACGATTACGGCCGGAGCCAAGGCGGCATATGTTATTAAAGAGCCGGTGGTAGCCGCGATCGGCGCTAATATTCCAATCGGCAGCGCCTCGGGCCACATGATTATTGATATCGGCGGCGGCACGTCGGAAATGGCCGTGATTTCTCTCGGCGGGATTGTTTCTTCCGCGTCAGTTCGAATTGGCGGAAATAAATTGGATATGGCTCTAGCTGAGTTTGTCCGCCGAAAATACGGTTTGGCCATTGGCGAGAGAACGGCCGAGCAAATTAAAATAGAAATTGGTTCAGCTCTGTATCTTGAAGATAAATTAAGAATGGAAGTGCGCGGCAGAGATATGATTACGGGTTTGCCGCGAACGATTATTGTTACTTCCGATGACGTGACTGATGCTTTGGGAAACGAGCTAGAAGGCATTATTGCCGCGGTTAAAGAAGTTTTATATAACACTCCGCCAGAACTTTCTGCCGACGTGATTGACAAGGGGATTGTTCTTTCCGGCGGGACAGCGCTTCTTAGAAATCTTGATCAATTAATTTCCCAGGCGACTGGAATTCCTACTTACGTGGCAAATGATCCTTTGCTTTGCGTGGCAAAAGGAACAGGTATTGCCTTGGAAAATTTGGAATCTTACAAGAAGAGTATTTTGGCGACGAAGTAA
- a CDS encoding glycosyltransferase family 1 protein — MTIGIDASRANKIEKTGTEWYSYHLIQELKKITDQKDQFILYSREKLRSELGELPSNWQNRVLNWSPQKLWTQVRFSAEMWQRPPELLFVPAHILPTIRPEKVVTTCHDVAFLRLPQVYDWAALKYQKLAVKFAIRHATKIIAVSEFTKSELVEFFKISPERIVVVSNGYDSERYKIIEDRGEVEKVLIKYNIRGSYVLYTGRLELKKNIPGLIEAFKILKKNYKQPLKLVLVGQPGFGFEKVTKAIIENNLSDEIIIPGWVGKDDLPYLMNGATAFVFPSLYEGFGIPVLEAMACGTPVVASGIPALREVAGEAAYLVDPYSVENIAEGMNRVLTDEHLREGLKIRGLRRVKDFSWERCARETWKVLESIK; from the coding sequence ATGACGATTGGTATCGACGCCTCGCGCGCCAATAAAATCGAAAAAACCGGTACTGAGTGGTATTCTTATCATTTAATCCAGGAATTAAAAAAAATTACTGATCAAAAAGATCAGTTTATTTTGTATTCGCGGGAAAAATTGAGAAGTGAGTTGGGAGAATTGCCATCAAACTGGCAGAACCGTGTTTTAAATTGGTCGCCCCAAAAATTATGGACGCAGGTGCGATTTTCCGCTGAAATGTGGCAGAGGCCGCCGGAGCTGCTTTTTGTTCCCGCCCACATTCTTCCAACGATTCGTCCGGAAAAAGTTGTGACAACTTGCCATGATGTCGCATTTCTCCGGTTGCCGCAAGTTTACGATTGGGCGGCTTTAAAATATCAGAAGTTAGCCGTGAAGTTTGCTATTCGCCACGCGACAAAAATTATTGCCGTTTCGGAATTTACAAAAAGTGAACTTGTAGAATTTTTTAAAATTTCTCCGGAGCGGATCGTAGTCGTGTCGAACGGTTACGACAGCGAACGGTATAAAATAATTGAGGATAGGGGAGAAGTGGAAAAAGTTTTAATAAAATATAATATTCGTGGCTCATACGTTTTATATACTGGCCGTTTGGAATTGAAAAAAAATATTCCAGGATTGATTGAGGCATTTAAAATTTTGAAAAAAAATTACAAACAGCCATTGAAATTAGTTTTGGTCGGCCAGCCGGGTTTTGGTTTTGAAAAAGTTACAAAAGCGATAATAGAAAATAATTTGTCCGATGAAATAATTATACCCGGCTGGGTGGGAAAAGACGATTTGCCATACTTAATGAACGGCGCGACAGCTTTTGTTTTTCCATCTCTTTACGAGGGTTTTGGCATTCCGGTTTTGGAAGCTATGGCTTGTGGTACGCCGGTTGTTGCTTCTGGAATTCCCGCGCTTCGCGAGGTAGCGGGCGAGGCGGCGTATTTGGTTGACCCGTATTCCGTAGAAAATATTGCCGAGGGGATGAATCGCGTTTTAACTGATGAACATTTACGAGAAGGTTTAAAAATCCGCGGGCTTCGGCGGGTAAAAGATTTTAGTTGGGAAAGGTGTGCGCGGGAAACGTGGAAAGTTTTAGAAAGTATAAAATAA
- a CDS encoding helix-turn-helix domain-containing protein, giving the protein MLEKELQKLGLSDKEAKVYLSSMELGPSPVQSISSKAGVNRATTYVMIESLIGRGLMSSFEKGKKRFFTAESPDQLLAILHKEELEAKEKTRQFEGILPELKILFSAAEEKPRLRFFEGIEGLKAIQEDILKSKFESFEEVVALDEFYKIFPPDDKDHRKKLAVKTEKMLVRIIYTGAKGKVLAAKEGLKERRYIPPEKFPFSTDIVIYGTKVAIGVCRGKIIGVIIESKEVSEALRAIFNLAWEGAEKYQK; this is encoded by the coding sequence ATGTTGGAAAAAGAATTACAAAAATTAGGCTTATCAGATAAAGAAGCCAAGGTTTATTTATCTTCAATGGAACTTGGCCCATCGCCGGTGCAAAGCATCTCGAGTAAAGCTGGCGTAAATCGTGCTACAACTTATGTGATGATTGAATCGCTAATCGGTCGCGGTTTGATGAGCTCTTTTGAAAAAGGAAAAAAGAGATTTTTTACGGCCGAGTCTCCAGATCAACTCCTCGCTATTCTTCACAAAGAGGAATTGGAGGCAAAAGAAAAAACGCGGCAATTTGAAGGAATTTTGCCGGAGTTAAAAATTCTTTTTTCTGCCGCAGAAGAAAAACCCCGTTTGAGATTTTTTGAGGGCATTGAAGGTCTTAAGGCTATTCAGGAGGATATATTGAAATCAAAATTTGAAAGTTTTGAAGAGGTCGTTGCTCTAGATGAATTTTATAAAATTTTTCCTCCTGATGATAAGGATCATAGAAAAAAGTTAGCCGTTAAGACAGAAAAGATGTTAGTGAGGATTATTTATACTGGAGCTAAAGGAAAAGTTTTAGCAGCAAAAGAAGGGTTGAAAGAAAGAAGATATATTCCACCGGAAAAATTTCCGTTTTCTACAGATATTGTGATTTATGGGACTAAAGTTGCAATCGGAGTTTGTAGAGGTAAAATTATAGGAGTAATTATTGAAAGTAAAGAGGTCAGTGAGGCTTTGCGCGCGATTTTTAATTTGGCCTGGGAGGGTGCAGAAAAATATCAAAAGTAA